A segment of the Nitrospirota bacterium genome:
GGCAGCACCTGCACACTTTGCCGGAACATCCTGAATGGATACCTTACAGGACTTCGTACTACAAAGAGGACTGGGGCTTTTGCATGAGTCACAGAAAATTCCAGGAGCTTCAGGAAGACACCTATGAAGTTCTCATTGACTCCACACTTGAGGAAGGTCATCTGACTTACGGAGAATGTTATATCAAGGGACAGACATCAAAGGAGGTCCTGCTGTCATGCCATTCATGTCATCCCTCTCTATGCAACGACAACCTGTCCGGGGTGGCGCTTACAACAGTGTTGGGCAAACACCTGAGCGCGCTTTTCTTGCGTTACTCTTATCGCCTCCTTTTCATCCCCGGCACAATCGGCTCCATTACATGGCTGTCAAGAAACGAGCAGCGCATACCAAATATCAGACACGGACTGGTTGTCACATGCGCAGGTGATCCCGGCAAAGTCACGTACAAAAGAAGCCGCACCGGCAATGCTGAAATAGATAAAGCCGCAGAACATGTGCTTAAGCACTCAGGAGACCCTTACGAGATAATGGACTTCACTCCTTATGGTTATGATGAAAGACAGTACTGCTCTCCGGGCTTCAGCCTTCCTGTCGGCTGCCTGCAGAGGACGCCGCACGGTCAATATCCTGAATACCACACGTCGGCTGATAATTGTGATTTTGTGCGTCCAGTATATCTGGCGGACACACTTTCAAAATATCTGTCGGTGCTCAGCATTCTTGAAGACAACCGGATGTACCTTAATACCAATCCAAAGTGCGAACCGCAACTGGGCAAGAGAGGACTTTATTCTGCAACAGGCGGACAAAATCATAACGCTGTTGATCAGATGGCGATGTTGTGGACGCTGAACCTTTCAGACGGGCGGCATACGCTTCTGGATATCGCGGAGAGGTCGGGAATGGAATTCGATATAATCAGAAACGCATCGCTTGCCCTTCTGAAAAATAATCTGCTTAAAGAAATCTGATCAGTGACGAGTAACGCGTAACGGGAGCAGAAAGGATTTTTGAATATGAACCATTATTTACAAAACGGAAATAATCACCGTAAGGTCATAGGGCTGATACCGGCGGGTGGAAAGGCATCGAGGCTTTCCCGTCTGCCGTGCAGCAAGGAATTATTGCCGGTCGGTTTTTTGAACAATGAACAGAATAACGGCCCGCAGTTGAAAGTGATCAGCCACTATCTTCTGGAGAGAATGCGCCTGGCAAATATTACAAGGGCATATATTGTCCTGCGTGAAGGCAAATGGGACATTCCAGCGTATTTCGGCAACGGGAAAATAGTAGACATGCACCTCTCATATCTGATGATGGATTCGCAGACCGGGATACCTTATACCCTGGACCAGGCGTTCCATTTTGTAGAAGACGCTATAATAGCGCTGGGTTTCCCCGACTCGATCTTTCACCCGGACCACGCCTTTGAAAAATTGCTTATCAAACAGTCTGAATCCAAAGCCGACATAGTGCTGGGGCTGTTTCCCGCGCCCAAGCCGCACAAGACCGATATGGTTGACATGGATGACAGCGGACGGATACGTTCAATCCAGATAAAGCCGGACCATACTTATCTGGTATACGCGTGGGAGATCGCCGTCTGGACGCCCGCCTTCACACGTTACATGCACGAGTATCTTTTGACCAGGCAGGGAAACAACAATCACCAGGACCATGAGAAAGAATTGTATATCAGTGATGTGATCCAGTCCGCGATGTTAGACGACATGAAGGTGGATTCCGTGCTTTTTGAGGACGGCTCCTGTCTTGATATCGGAACTCCCGAAGATCTGTTCAGCGCTGTCAGGATAACAAGCGAAATGCCGGAAGGGTTTTTAAAGCAATGAGGAAATTTTCAGGACGGCAATGTATCTTGCTGATAGAACAGTTACCATGAGAATATTAAATGTAATACAGCACGATAGAGGTGCTTACGGCGCGGTTTTTGACCGTCATCTTGCCTTAAGAAAGGCCGGCATTGATTCAACAGTTCTCTGCAAGAGTGAAAAAAATAATTCATCTGAGATTATTAAATTGAATGTAAGGCCTAATTTAATGGAAAGAACATTTTTTTACTCGCTTAAGAAGAGTGCAGATTTCTTCGGGTTGAGCCATGTTCCCAACCCGATTACCTCCGGATTTGCCAGGGCCATAAAGAAATTGGAGTTCGATATCCTTCATGTGTGTACCGCGCGCGGAACTGCTTCCTATCTTGCGTTCCCGGAATTAACAAGCAGGAAGGCGGCTATTTTTACAGTTTCAAGTATGTGGAGTTTTACCGGGCATTGCTTTCACAGCCTTGATTGCGACCGGTGGAGAACCGGATGCGGAAAATGTCCCCGGTTATCTATTAATCCTCCGGTAAGAAGAGACGCCACACGCATAGAATGGATGCTCAAAGACCGGGCATACAGCCATTCGAATCTGACTATTATCACTACAAGTAACTGGCTGACTGAGCAGGTCAAGAAAAGTATGCTCAACCGTTTCCCCATACATCAAATCCCCCACGGCATAGATACGGATATCTATCACCCACTTGATCCGGGACAATGCCGTCTTGAGCTTGGGATCCCGCCAGGCAAAAAAGTCCTCATGTTTGCATCTGACAGGATGGACGATTTCCTGAAAGGCGGAGATCTGCTTTTGGAGGCTTTAGCAGGCCTGCCGGAATCTTTAAAATCTGAAACCGTGCTGTTGCTTATGGGCAATGGAGGCAGGAATATCTCCAATGATATCGGCATGCAGACAGTTGATCTCGGATATGTAAGCGATCATAACCGTAAAGCGCTCTGTTATTCCGCTGCGGACCTCTTTCTTTTTCCAACCAGGGCTGAAACCTTTGGTCTGGTATCAATCGAAAGCCAGGCTTGCGGCACCCCGGTGGTGTCCTTCCGTGTCGGAGGAGTTACCGACCATGTGCGGCCCGGCATCACCGGATATTTGGCCGAGCCCGAAAATGCTGAAGATTTCAGGAGCGGCATTATTCAACTCCTTGAACACGAAGAGCAACGAGAAAAAATGGGCCGGCAGTGCCGTTCAATTGCCGTGGAAGAATATAACATAAATCTCTGGGCCCAACGCTTTATTGAAGTGTGCAATTCAATTTATTTGAAAGAGGACCGGAGAAACTAAAGTTGACCATATGATCATCCTATGAATAAGGAACAATTGAAGAAAAATATAAAAAAGATCCCGGGAATCACAAGGGTCCACAGGACAGTCGCAGATGCTGCTTCAGCATTGAGGAAGGAAGAGCCGGGAGACTATCTTTTCAGGGAAAAAATACTGTCATGGATATCAGAGCCGTCCCTGAAGCGCCAACTGCCGCCTCTTTATCGCCTGTTTGTACCATTCTTTGTTTTTACGGGTTTCAGTAATGATAAAGAGAACAGTAAGTTTAGAAGAACAGCCTTCAGCCTGGTATCACGCCTTGCGCAGTTTTTCCGCTTGAGTGACTCAATGCAATTAGACCTGCCTGAGTATAAAGTTTGTATCAACCTGCTGGACCCACGCTGCTTCAAGGTCATAAGCGAGCTGCTTAATAATACTGCTCTCCTGAGCAATTTTTTGTCAGCAGGCGATACATTCATTGATGTGGGGGCCAATCATGGCAGCTACTCTATCCTTGCCAGTAAGTTAATTGGGGCAAATGGCCTGGTCATATCAATTGAACCTCAACCGCGATTAGCTGAATTGCTGGAGACGTCCCTTTCCTTAAATCAATACAGCAGGTACGAGGTGCATCAGATCGCCTGCGGTGACAGGAATGACTCGGTCGAATTTTACATTCCAAATTTCAATTCAGGTGAAGCCGGGATTTTTTCATCTTTATCAGCAAGGCATAAGCATCAGACAGTCAGGGTCCTTCTGAAGCGTTTTGATGAAGCATTCGACTGGCGCAGTTATCCGGGCAGGATTTTTCTTAAATTGGACATCGAGGGAAGCGAGTACGCTTTTTTGAATGGAGCCAGGGAAATGATCAGCGCCCGGAAACCCGTGATCCGGATAGAAATTAACCCGGCTTCTTTGCACAGCGCCGAGGTGACAGTCACGGCCTTCAAGAAGCTTTTATTTGAGCTTGGCTACCGGCATTTCTTCTATATTGATAATCTTTCGGAGCGCAGGTTGATTGAAGATTTAGATGCCACGCGGGAACGGGACATTGTTGCCATTCCGGCACAAGCATGACAAATGAGGTTGTTGTGGATTTGGCAATCAGGCAGATCATAAATCATCTAAGAGGCAGGCATAAAAAATCGGCTGCTGCTCCTGAAAGAAAACAGGAATGGTCCATAGGAATTTACAAAGGAGACTCACCTGTTTCAATCAAACCGGTGGCTGATGTGCGCAATCCTGTGCTGTCACGAGCTCATGTATCAGACGCAAGGGCAAGATACATTGCCGATCCGTTTATGGTCCACTCGTCCGGCAGATGGTTCATGTTTTTCGAAGTATTAAACGGGGAAACCGGCCGGGGTGAGATAGGGTTGGCCACAAGCGCAAACGGGCTGGACTGGAAGTATGAGAAAATCATTCTGGCTGAGCCTTTTCACATGTCTTATCCGTATGTGTTTGAATGGCAAAAGGAATATTACATGATCCCCGAGGCCTGGAGAAGCGGGGGAGTGAAGCTGTACAAGGCCCGCAATTTTCCTGACGACTGGTCATGTATCGGCAATATGCTCTGCGGAGAGCGCTTTGCGGACAGCTCCATTGTCAGGCATAACGGTAAATGGTGGCTGTTTACGGACGCAGGGGCCAGCTACAAATCACCTTCACTGCGACTGTACCATTCGGAAGATCTTATGGGAACGTGGGTTGAACATCCGCTAAGTCCGGTGCAATCCAGTCCGCACACTGCCAGACCAGGCGGCAGAATAGTATGTGCCGGCGGACAGCTTATGCGCTTTGCTCAGGATGTTTTTCCGGTATATGGCAGTCAGGTGCATGTCTTTGAGATTCAGGAGCTGTCTCCCGCTGCATACAAGGAAAAACAGGTTACAGCGGGGCCCTTGTTGTCGGCTGGCAGTGACATCTGGAACAGCGGAGGGATGCATCATGTGGACCCTCATCGATTGGCTGACGGGACCTGGCTGGCGTGCGTAGACGGATTTTTATGGCGTGAGCAGAAGTGACAAGGGATATGGATTGAATTGTTGTAAAGAATGAGGAGTGGAAAGATAATGGTCAAGTCATTTGAAAGAAAACCGGAAACAGGTACTTCAAACATAGATAGCGGGAGCGCTGCAGTAACTATTATCAAACCTGAATCCGGCTGGGGAATGCGCGACTTCAGGGAGCTGAAAGAATACCGGGACCTGTTCTTTTCCCTTGCATGGCGCAGTATTAAAGTATTATATGCCCAAACCGTGCTGGGTCTGTCCTGGGCAATTTTGAGGCCTCTTATTCAGATCGTTATTTTCAGCATTATTTTCGGGAGAGTTGCCAAATTGCCTACGGAAGGCGTGCCTTATTTTCTTTTTTCGAGTGTTGCAATTGTCCCCTGGACCTATATATCTCAGTCGATATCAGAATCCAGTGAAAGCCTGGTTGCCGGGCAGGGTATGCTGGGAAAGGTATACTTCCCCAGGTTGATATTCCCGCTTACGCCTGTACTTTCCAGGCTGGTTGATTTCGGGATATCCATGATAATTATTTGTTTCACTATGCTTTACTATCATGTTCCCCCCACATGGAACCTGCTTTTATTCCCGTTGTTTGTTTTGTTGATGGCGTCTATTCCCGCCGGCATCGGTCTGTGGTTGTCCTCTCTTGCCATCCGCTTCCGTGACGTAAGACACGCAATGCCGTTTGTGATTCAAATGTTGATCTACACCGCGCCCATAGTATATTCCGCATCATCGATTCCTGAAAAATACCGCCTGATATATTCACTGAATCCTATTGTGGGAGTAACGGAAGGGTTCCGGTCATGTTTGTTAGGCACATCCATTCCCTGGCTGTATATTCTGCCTGGAACAATTACTTCTTTTATTCTTGTTGTCAGCGGGGTCTGGTATTTTAAGCGGATGGAAAGAATCATTGTTGACGTGATTTAATGAGAAAATCTTCTAAAGGAATGAAATGAACAGTGGAGAAACAGTAATCAGAGCAGAAAATTTAAGCAAGTGCTACCGCATTGGTCTGAATGAAAACGTTAATGACAGTCTTGCCAGAAATGTATTTGATTTTATAAAAAGCCCTGTCAAGAACTATCGCAGGCATCGCTCTCTTTACAACTTTGACGATGTAAAATTGAATCCCGCCGGTAATAGTCCGGCGGATATTATCTGGGCGCTGCGGGATGTCTCCTTTGAGGTGAAGCAGGGTGAGATAGTCGGCATCATCGGAATGAATGGCGCCGGGAAATCAACCCTTCTGAAAATTCTTTCCCGGATCACAAATCCGACAAGCGGACACGCTGAAATTCGCGGAAGGATTTCAAGTCTTTTGGAGGTGGGGACCGGGTTCCATCCCGAACTGACAGGCAGGGAGAATGTATATCTTAACGGCACCGTCCTGGGCATGAGAAAAAAAGAAATAGACCGTAAATTTGATGAGATTGTGGACTTCTCGGGAGTGGAAACGTTTATAGACACGCCTGTCAAGCGTTATTCCAGCGGAATGAAGGTCCGTCTTGCCTTCGCGGTTGCAGCGCATCTGGAGCCTGAGATATTGCTTGTGGACGAGGTGCTCGCCGTAGGAGATGTTCAATTCCAGAAAAAGTGCTTAAGTAAAATGGAGAGCGTAAGCCGGCATGGAAGAACGATCCTCTTTGTGACTCACTACATGCAGGTCGTTACCCGCTTATGTCCCCGTACTATCTTATTGAATGGAGGCGCTGTTAAGGCGGACGGCCCGTCTCATAATATAGTAAGCATATATATGGATTCTGAAAAAGGCACCAGGCCGGAACGTGTATGGCCTGTTTTGACTGATGCGCCGGGTGATGATACTGTGAGATTGCGCGCGGTCCGGGTACGGACAGAAGACGGCCGGATCATGGACGTTTTGAATATAGACAAACCGTTGGTTGTTGAGATGGAGTATGAAGTTCTCCGTCCCGGCTATTCACTCTGCGCATATATCAGGGTCATTAATGAAAATGGAATAACTGTCTTCGAATCTTACGAAAATGATCCGGTATGGAAGGGCGTCCCCCGTCCGTCCGGACGATATGTGAGCGCTGCCAGGGTCCCGGGGGATTTGCTGGCAGAGGGAATGTTTTATGTTGCGCCGGCCTTAAGGTCCGTAAATCCTCCGATGCGCAGGTTCCGGGTTGACGACGCTATCGCGTTCAGGGCCGTCAACCCTCTGCACAGTGATTCATCTATTGAAGACTATATGGGCGGGCAGGATGGAGTAGTAAGACCGCATTTGGACTGGGAAACTCAAATTAACCCCATCGGAAGCAAGATACAGTTGAATAGATAGCATGAGCATTAAGAATGTGTAATAACTTTACATTTCACGATATATCCGCAAAAAAGAAAATAGCAAAATGATCCTGCCGAATTTTTTGATCATAGGAGCCCAAAGGTCCGGGACAACTGCACTGTACCATTTTTTAAAACGTCATCCCCAGATATTTATGCCTGGAATAAAGGAACCCAAGTTTTTTTTATTTGATGACAGGATGCCGGACTTTAATGATACACACGACCGGGAGGCAGCGGTAGCCAGGTATAAAACAATGTTCAGCAGATCAGTTACCAACTTTGCGGATTACGCGGCATTGTTTCAACAGGTAAAGAACGAAAAGGCTGTCGGAGAAGCGTCTCCGCATTATCTTTATAGCCCGGAGGCCCCTCTGCGCATATCCAAATTAATACCGGAGGTAAAGCTTATAGCTGTTCTCCGTGATCCGGTTGACAGGGCGTATTCGAACTATTTTTTAGATATTGCAGAGTTTGGCGGGGAAATGCTGATAAGTGATTTCGTCCTTGCAATTAATGAAGAGAATATCGATACGGAGGATATTTGGTCAGGCAGCCGTCATTACGCGCGTAAAGGGTTCTACTATACGCAGTTAATGCGGTATCTGAAAATTTTCAGCAGGGAAAGGGTAAAAGTATATCTGTATGAAGAGTTAAAGGATGACCCTGTCGCTGTGGTGAAAGACATTTTTAAATTTTTGGATGTAGACGATACATTCGTTCCTGATAATATTTTTAATAAATATACCGAAGCTATCAATAACAGTGAAAGCAGTCCGCGTTGTTTGATCAAAAGCATATTGAAATATTTTCCCCCGAACAGGCTGACCCGTTCATTTGATTCCAAAGATAACAAGCCTGTCAGGCAGCCAATTCCACCGGAGGTACGAAAATACCTTGTCCAGATATACAGGAAGGATATTTTGGGCCTTCAGGACCTTATCCAGAGAGACCTTTCAAAGTGGCTTGCTGTATAAGACAGGCCGCAAAAGGAACAGCTTTATGAAAATAGCCCTCATACAACTGAATATCGAGTGGGAATCGAAAACATCAAACAACAACAGCGCCGGGCTATTTATCGAAAAAGCCGCTTATGAGGGATGCGATACAGTTGTCTTCCCCGAAATGTTCAATACCGGCTTTTCCATGAATATGTCTTCAATTGCTGAAGATGCGAACGGGGAAACATCTTCGATATTGTCAAAGCTGGCAAAGCAGTACAATGTCAATGTCATAGCGGGATTTCCGGTAAAGTCACATTACGACAATAAAGCCGAAAATATTGCAGTCGTCTATGACCGCAGCGGAGCCCTCATCGCAAGATATTCAAAATTGCATCCGTTCTCCTTTGCGGGAGAGGAGCAGTATTATTTTGCCGGTAACAGCGCCGTCACCTTCAATATAGAGGGAATGCCGTCAAGCATTTTTATCTGTTACGACCTGAGATTTCCTGAAGTCTTCAGGATTGTGGCCAGGGAAGTGCAAGCGGTATTTGTAATCGCTAACTGGCCTGCTTCACGAAAAGACCACTGGGAAACGCTCCTGAAAGCCAGGGCGATTGAAAATCAATGTTATGTGGTAGGGGTCAACAGGACAGGGACCGATGGCAACGGCATCCGGTATCCGGGGGACTCGCATATTTTCGGCCCATCCGGAGAGAAGATATGCTCGGGGGGGGAAGAAGAATTTCTCACTGGCGAAATTGATCCCGGCCAAGTCATGAAAACGCGTCTGAGGTTTCCGTTTTTAAGTGATATGCGTCCGGTCAATCCGGTTGTTTTGTCTTAATCATATCTGAATTGATAAATAATCTGTCAAAAATTAAATTCACACTTCAACTAACTTTTTCTTAACTACACTAACAATTAATAATCAAGGAGGGAAACATGAAAAAACCATGTTTATCAACAAACAATCACGAAAAAATTTCATCCAATCCAATCTATCTGCTTTTGCTGGCTGCGATATTCCTTGTCTTTGCAGCAATGACATCCATGTTAAATACATCATTTGCGCAAGCCGGGCCGATAGTCAGTATCTCAGAAGGTGATGAATGGCATTATTTTAAAGGAACGCAGAAGCCGCCGCGCGGCTGGAACAGAAACGGCTTTGATTACAGCAACTGGCAAAAAGGACCGTCAGGCTTTGGATACGGCAAGACTTCCAACAAGACCAATCTTGGCGACATGCGGGGCAATTATTCCACTGTCTATGCACGCAGTGAGTTTGACATCAATAACATTTACGCAGTTGGCGGCATGACCCTGTCCTTGTTCTGTGACGGCGCATTTGTCGCATACCTTAATGGCATAGAGATCATCCGGAATGACTCAGGCCGCATGGCAGAGCAATTTGATGTCAGCGGGTTTATACACGAATTATTACCGGGTAAAAACGTGTTGTCCGTCGAGTGCAGTAATGATGATATAAACAGCAATGATTTTTCTTTTATTCCATACTTTAAAATTCTTGAGTCTCAGAAGGGGGGTATACAATGATTAACAAGAAGTTGTCAAAAATTAATCGGAATTGGACGCACAGGGCTTTGCGGTCTTCAATAAACATTCTGCTGATCTTGGCATTTTTTATTCT
Coding sequences within it:
- a CDS encoding DUF4910 domain-containing protein, coding for MLINPDATAHEMKELIYRLYPVCRSITGDGFRETLRILREYIPVEVHEVPTGTEVFDWTVPKEWNIKDAYVKNSKGERIIDFRESNLHVMGYSVPVCSKMPLSELRQHLHTLPEHPEWIPYRTSYYKEDWGFCMSHRKFQELQEDTYEVLIDSTLEEGHLTYGECYIKGQTSKEVLLSCHSCHPSLCNDNLSGVALTTVLGKHLSALFLRYSYRLLFIPGTIGSITWLSRNEQRIPNIRHGLVVTCAGDPGKVTYKRSRTGNAEIDKAAEHVLKHSGDPYEIMDFTPYGYDERQYCSPGFSLPVGCLQRTPHGQYPEYHTSADNCDFVRPVYLADTLSKYLSVLSILEDNRMYLNTNPKCEPQLGKRGLYSATGGQNHNAVDQMAMLWTLNLSDGRHTLLDIAERSGMEFDIIRNASLALLKNNLLKEI
- a CDS encoding dTDP-glucose pyrophosphorylase; translation: MNHYLQNGNNHRKVIGLIPAGGKASRLSRLPCSKELLPVGFLNNEQNNGPQLKVISHYLLERMRLANITRAYIVLREGKWDIPAYFGNGKIVDMHLSYLMMDSQTGIPYTLDQAFHFVEDAIIALGFPDSIFHPDHAFEKLLIKQSESKADIVLGLFPAPKPHKTDMVDMDDSGRIRSIQIKPDHTYLVYAWEIAVWTPAFTRYMHEYLLTRQGNNNHQDHEKELYISDVIQSAMLDDMKVDSVLFEDGSCLDIGTPEDLFSAVRITSEMPEGFLKQ
- a CDS encoding glycosyltransferase gives rise to the protein MRILNVIQHDRGAYGAVFDRHLALRKAGIDSTVLCKSEKNNSSEIIKLNVRPNLMERTFFYSLKKSADFFGLSHVPNPITSGFARAIKKLEFDILHVCTARGTASYLAFPELTSRKAAIFTVSSMWSFTGHCFHSLDCDRWRTGCGKCPRLSINPPVRRDATRIEWMLKDRAYSHSNLTIITTSNWLTEQVKKSMLNRFPIHQIPHGIDTDIYHPLDPGQCRLELGIPPGKKVLMFASDRMDDFLKGGDLLLEALAGLPESLKSETVLLLMGNGGRNISNDIGMQTVDLGYVSDHNRKALCYSAADLFLFPTRAETFGLVSIESQACGTPVVSFRVGGVTDHVRPGITGYLAEPENAEDFRSGIIQLLEHEEQREKMGRQCRSIAVEEYNINLWAQRFIEVCNSIYLKEDRRN
- a CDS encoding FkbM family methyltransferase — encoded protein: MNKEQLKKNIKKIPGITRVHRTVADAASALRKEEPGDYLFREKILSWISEPSLKRQLPPLYRLFVPFFVFTGFSNDKENSKFRRTAFSLVSRLAQFFRLSDSMQLDLPEYKVCINLLDPRCFKVISELLNNTALLSNFLSAGDTFIDVGANHGSYSILASKLIGANGLVISIEPQPRLAELLETSLSLNQYSRYEVHQIACGDRNDSVEFYIPNFNSGEAGIFSSLSARHKHQTVRVLLKRFDEAFDWRSYPGRIFLKLDIEGSEYAFLNGAREMISARKPVIRIEINPASLHSAEVTVTAFKKLLFELGYRHFFYIDNLSERRLIEDLDATRERDIVAIPAQA
- a CDS encoding ABC transporter permease, encoding MVKSFERKPETGTSNIDSGSAAVTIIKPESGWGMRDFRELKEYRDLFFSLAWRSIKVLYAQTVLGLSWAILRPLIQIVIFSIIFGRVAKLPTEGVPYFLFSSVAIVPWTYISQSISESSESLVAGQGMLGKVYFPRLIFPLTPVLSRLVDFGISMIIICFTMLYYHVPPTWNLLLFPLFVLLMASIPAGIGLWLSSLAIRFRDVRHAMPFVIQMLIYTAPIVYSASSIPEKYRLIYSLNPIVGVTEGFRSCLLGTSIPWLYILPGTITSFILVVSGVWYFKRMERIIVDVI
- a CDS encoding ABC transporter ATP-binding protein, translated to MNSGETVIRAENLSKCYRIGLNENVNDSLARNVFDFIKSPVKNYRRHRSLYNFDDVKLNPAGNSPADIIWALRDVSFEVKQGEIVGIIGMNGAGKSTLLKILSRITNPTSGHAEIRGRISSLLEVGTGFHPELTGRENVYLNGTVLGMRKKEIDRKFDEIVDFSGVETFIDTPVKRYSSGMKVRLAFAVAAHLEPEILLVDEVLAVGDVQFQKKCLSKMESVSRHGRTILFVTHYMQVVTRLCPRTILLNGGAVKADGPSHNIVSIYMDSEKGTRPERVWPVLTDAPGDDTVRLRAVRVRTEDGRIMDVLNIDKPLVVEMEYEVLRPGYSLCAYIRVINENGITVFESYENDPVWKGVPRPSGRYVSAARVPGDLLAEGMFYVAPALRSVNPPMRRFRVDDAIAFRAVNPLHSDSSIEDYMGGQDGVVRPHLDWETQINPIGSKIQLNR
- a CDS encoding sulfotransferase translates to MPNFLIIGAQRSGTTALYHFLKRHPQIFMPGIKEPKFFLFDDRMPDFNDTHDREAAVARYKTMFSRSVTNFADYAALFQQVKNEKAVGEASPHYLYSPEAPLRISKLIPEVKLIAVLRDPVDRAYSNYFLDIAEFGGEMLISDFVLAINEENIDTEDIWSGSRHYARKGFYYTQLMRYLKIFSRERVKVYLYEELKDDPVAVVKDIFKFLDVDDTFVPDNIFNKYTEAINNSESSPRCLIKSILKYFPPNRLTRSFDSKDNKPVRQPIPPEVRKYLVQIYRKDILGLQDLIQRDLSKWLAV
- a CDS encoding carbon-nitrogen family hydrolase, encoding MKIALIQLNIEWESKTSNNNSAGLFIEKAAYEGCDTVVFPEMFNTGFSMNMSSIAEDANGETSSILSKLAKQYNVNVIAGFPVKSHYDNKAENIAVVYDRSGALIARYSKLHPFSFAGEEQYYFAGNSAVTFNIEGMPSSIFICYDLRFPEVFRIVAREVQAVFVIANWPASRKDHWETLLKARAIENQCYVVGVNRTGTDGNGIRYPGDSHIFGPSGEKICSGGEEEFLTGEIDPGQVMKTRLRFPFLSDMRPVNPVVLS